The stretch of DNA gtcgacaccttgttacggaaaagtgtacacACGGCGACGGCACTtagtttcgaaacaattctagacacatgcactctgttacgacacatctgacatttagttaccactttgatgattctgcgaccggaatggttatatgggacgCATAAAATCAccaccataaaaaaaatgttgcctGGAGTTTTTAAAAGCTACCTTTTTTATTAGGAATCAGGAGGTTTCAATGAGTTGTTTATATTTAGTACAAATACCATATTTTGTCACTTAAAGTAGACTATGGTAAAGTTGCTTACAGAAGGTATTAATGTTTGATGGTACGTAAGTTATAAAGGTACTCGTACAGTGCATAATCCTTTACCATCGTATtctcacggaaacgtacgaagtatcatgctatttcagtcagtctcaattcaaaaagtactaaggttgactgaagtactCGTAGCAtcacaaatacgaacgtttacgagaaaatacgatggtatTCTAaagaattatgcactacatctgtatgccCTAGCTAGGCACTACCTACAAATCGACAACCAGTGTAGAGGTTATTTTTGTACAGTCTACGTTGAACAATGACGAAAGGTCACACGTCATTCATTCATAGATCTATATTACCTACGTCATATTTTCAACGTAAACAATGAGTAGGTATGATCGTACACTATTTCttggtttttatattttatttaaaaaaaaaaccgtttaatgtcgtaataatatttaacatacctacctaattataatttattagcAATTAGAAATACAATTAATAAActaatcattaaaattaaaagaaactatGATAAATCTGAAAAtacacttataaataaaaaatgctccccaggTCACCTACATGTGTTATGGGTGCCCAGgaggctggcagcgttaccttttTGGATGGCCAAGCTTATCCTCTGACCGTACCTGAGgtagttttatttctttaaatttaaaacagaaGACAAGCTATTTTTAGAAACTTTTTTTAACTAAATGTATTCATAAATAACAGCTTACAGTGGTACATATGAACTAAAACCTCATGCTAAAAATAGCTTAAGTAAAAACTAGCTATCtgttaattaatttgatttcaGGAAATACCCCGAACTACCTATGTGAAATGCTAACAAAGTTtggcatatttttatttactttttttctgcTGCCTCCTACGGTACCTACCTTTTTAACATCTGCTAAGAGACTACTTAAAAAGTTAAATGGAATTCTATTAAACTCGTCTTTAGAGCGGAAATCGTAAACCTACAATTCCCAACTGTAAACAGATCTCGTCAATACTAACACAAAAGTCAACTAAGTATGAGCGCTGTAGTCACATACTACCTTAGTTGTATTTCAACAATGCATGGTACGcaacataaatacctacatttaaagAATGCTTTTAGTTTCGACATGCCGATAAACATAATTCGTGTACCGACTCACATTACGTCAGATTCGACAAGATTAACAGGCCCATGAATCAGTTTTGAAATATACTCTTGTCGCTATTTTCATATCAGGTCAGTTTCATAGACAGCGGAGTCAGTCAGCCGCGGCTTGCGCTCCCTGGACCCCACATCTCGCAGTCCTGTGGCGGTGTCTCACCATAATGGCACATTTGTCCAACATAGAAGTACTTAAAGAACATCTCGCAACACACACAACAAACGCCACGTGTTCCTGGGATGTCAAACACTCAAACCTTGGTGGAAGAGGGTTATTTGCTACAAAATTTATAGAAAaaggaaatttaatttttaccaacaaacctcTAGTTATTGGACCACGGGCAGATCAGAATAAAGACACCTTTTGCACCAActgttttcaaataaataaaacttgtgtTTTGTGTGAAAAGTGTTATTTAATGGTGTGCTCCGAAAACTGTAAAAATACGCGTCATGCCCAAAAGTGTGACTTAATTTCTACTACTTGGAAACTGGATGAAGAATTTGATAATAAGGCCCAATTTATGGCCGGGATCCTTATATATTTAGAATGTTTATTGCTATCAAAGCAGCAAGTCGAAATGCTTTGTCGGCTACAGAAAAGCGACTCTAGCAGTGTAGACTGGTCTGAACTTCAAACGTTATTACCAGAAAACACCATTCCTGAAGAACAAGTCAAGTTCATTACGATgtgttcaaaaatattaaaaattaattcaTTTAGAATATCTAATCACAGCCAGAAAAATATGGTGCCTTTGCGCGGCCTATATCCAATATCCGCATTCTTGAATCACAGTTGCATTCCAAACACGAGAAATGAATTCGGTGATGATTATACAATGGCGGTTTACGCGAGTAAAGACATCGAAGTTGGGGAAGAAATCGTCAGCAGTTACACTGGACTGCTTTGGTGTACGCCCGCCAGACGAATTCAATTGTACAAAACTAAAAGATTCTGGTGTAAATGCCACAGGTGCTCCGACTCCTCTGAAATGGGAACAAGGCTGTCGGCGTTGCGATGCTTGCACAAGGAGTGCGTCGGAGTTCTGTTGCCGGTAACGCCTTTGGACCCCCGGTGCGAGTGGCAGTGTGACAACTGCGAAGCCCTGGAACCCCCTGCCCGTGTGAACATGGTGCAGGGCGTCCTCGGGAGCCTCGTAGCCACGCTGAACCTGGATAATCAATTCCAGCTAGAAACTTTCGTGCTAGAAAGACTAGCGGCTTTAATCCCTTACTCCAACCACATTTTTGTTGATTTGCGACTGAGACTTGCACTGAAGCTTGGATTTGCTGACGATATGAAATTATTCGGTATTGTGATATCgtgatattttaaaactaacaaATACTTATCCGAGTTTTTCATGTTTTACCTTAAATCTATTAACAAAAATCCGTTATTAAACCaagtacttattttaattatggtCAGCATGCGTTACCTAGGATATTtactttatacatatattaatcaattaatcaatccgaacatacataatatatactcgtataaagtgataatgataaatataaaacaaaagttGTAACCCAACTCTCGATTTCCGCCGATATTTCTGTAATGTCCATCTTTCTGTCATTCGTCGCCGTGTTATAAACGctaaacggcgcgattcgggaaatgaattagagattaactagatacgatatagtaaagatatgtgacgtcccacgggtaaaggtaccttatggcggttggcgcttatgCTATTAATAACGTCGCtctaatattattgcggcgctatgcgacgtaaacgccagctgccataaggtaccttttgccgtggaacgttacataactttactatttcatatctagtgaatctgtAATTCATTTCcggaatcgcggcgccagc from Cydia splendana chromosome 5, ilCydSple1.2, whole genome shotgun sequence encodes:
- the LOC134790539 gene encoding SET domain-containing protein SmydA-8-like isoform X1, producing MAHLSNIEVLKEHLATHTTNATCSWDVKHSNLGGRGLFATKFIEKGNLIFTNKPLVIGPRADQNKDTFCTNCFQINKTCVLCEKCYLMVCSENCKNTRHAQKCDLISTTWKLDEEFDNKAQFMAGILIYLECLLLSKQQVEMLCRLQKSDSSSVDWSELQTLLPENTIPEEQVKFITMCSKILKINSFRISNHSQKNMVPLRGLYPISAFLNHSCIPNTRNEFGDDYTMAVYASKDIEVGEEIVSSYTGLLWCTPARRIQLYKTKRFWCKCHRCSDSSEMGTRLSALRCLHKECVGVLLPVTPLDPRCEWQCDNCEALEPPARVNMVQGVLGSLVATLNLDNQFQLETFVLERLAALIPYSNHIFVDLRLRLALKLGFADDMKLFELSESRLSLKETLCRGTLRTVAALGAGDAHLRGLLLYHLHAALAERARRSPDLFEELKPEIESTIEQAYSILQGDVSAPPDLELRRRYLGPGCDKPQEERFFILDA